The following are encoded in a window of Pieris napi chromosome 23, ilPieNapi1.2, whole genome shotgun sequence genomic DNA:
- the LOC125061146 gene encoding uncharacterized protein LOC125061146, whose protein sequence is MNRFRDWSYDEILSFCALFYKLSATKASDFCYKGIQKLTYRASKLNKSQLVQTFFFIAAMRFSPHDMHGMELAVEKHFDEMSIDELAIVSMGFFKSKVPVRSMSLISKIIDRICENANTINEVTLAALLKVIRLSRKFPIDNKICIFLDTLQSQVPRLSVMCNVHIALLASSTLTKHESCLFNIANTVLSNMSGTRIKDMERLVLTFGTLNMIPDTKENFIERVIEELRKSDRETEIKTHGRSFACCVAYLGLLGYYPIDLMEKVLNKEFLENTYGKYCLAYGREILTIHNLVKIFHKEKCLEVLTEKEAVILAKRYTDYIPDINFHKQYNVTEKMFLDLRQIVETTRGGLEYVTGQHILTHHQRGDIIICDSQNDNPVEVKDVFKFGKLIPAPNDSNIWIVLVIAGRNVMLHNSDEPCGHLLSKIRELNAMGYKSAPVIWNIYSKLNTFEEKEEYINNIITEAKSRPERRVRV, encoded by the exons ATGAATAGATTTAGAGATTGGTCTTATGATGAAATTCTCTCTTTCTGTGCATTGTTTTATAAGCTAAGTGCAACTAAAGCAtctgatttttgttataaaggtATTCAAAAATTAACATACAGAGCAAGTAAATTGAATAAGTCACAACTTGTAcaaacatttttctttatagctGCGATGAGGTTTTCACCTCATGATATGCATGGTATGGAACTTGCCGTAGAAAAACATTTTGATGAAATGAGCATAGACGAGTTAGCCATAGTGTCTATGGGTTTCTTCAAGAGTAAAGTTCCAGTTAGAAGCATGTctttaatatcaaaaataattgataGAATTTGTGAAAATGCAAATACAATTAACGAAGTGACACTTGCTGCTTTACTTAAGGTTATTCGGCTTTCACGAAAGTTTCCTATtgacaataaaatatgcatATTTCTGGACACATTGCAGTCTCAAGTACCACGTCTCTCAGTTATGTGTAATGTTCACATAGCCTTGCTTGCAAGCAGTACTCTAACAAAACATGAAAGCTGTCTTTTTAACATCGCTAATACTGTTTTATCAAACATGTCAGGAACACGTATAAAAGATATGGAACGGTTGGTGCTTACTTTTGGAACTCTTAACATGATACCTGACACTAAggaaaattttatagaaagaGTAATTGAAGAATTAAGAAAATCAGACCGAGAAACTGAGATAAAAACTCATGGTCGATCATTTGCATGTTGTGTAGCATATCTGGGTCTATTGGGATATTATCCTATTGACCTAATggaaaaagtattaaataaagaatttctAGAAAACACCTATGGAAAATACTGCCTAGCATATGGTCGagaaatattaactatacataacttagtaaaaatatttcacaaaGAAAAGTGTTTGGAAGTTCTCACAGAAAAAGAAGCTGTAATATTAGCTAAAAGATATACTGATTATATTCCagatataaattttcataaacagTATAATGTTactgaaaaaatgtttttagatttaagaCAAATTGTAGAAACTACCAGAGGGGGACTCGAGTATGTTACCGGACAACATATTCTTACCCATCATCAACGAGGAG ATATAATAATCTGTGATTCTCAAAATGACAATCCCGTTGAAGTTAaagatgtatttaaatttggcAAGCTTATTCCCGCTCCTAATGATAGCAATATATGGATAGTGTTAGTAATAGCTGGACGAAATGTAATGCTTCATAACTCTGATGAGCCATGTGGtcatttattatcaaaaattCGGGAGCTTAACGCTATGGGATACAAATCTGCACCA gtcatctggaatatttattcaaaacttaacacttttgaagaaaaagaagaatatataaataatatcattacTGAAGCCAAATCTAG GCCAGAAAGACGAGTGAGGGTCTAA